A single genomic interval of Nonomuraea rubra harbors:
- a CDS encoding cystathionine beta-synthase, which produces MRVYDSLVDLMGNTPLVRLHKVNAGVPAQVLAKVEYFNPGGSVKDRIAIRMIEAAEKSGELRPGGVIVEPTSGNTGVGLAIVAQQKGYRCLFVVPDKVAQDKIAVLRAYGAEVVVCPTAVSPDHPDSYYSVSDRLAREVPNAWKPDQYSNVNNPDSHYHSTGPELWEQTGGRITHFVAGIGTGGTISGTGRYLKEVSGGRVKIIGADPEGSVYSGGSGRPYLVEGVGEDIWPATYDTGICDEIIAVSDKESFNMTRRLAREEGLLVGGSCGMAVVAALRVAAAAAPDDLVVVLLPDGGRGYLSKIFNDDWMADYGFLTTSSDEGLVGDVLARKGPGLPEFVHAHPHESVGTAIAIMREYSVSQLPVMKEEPPVMAAEVIGSIVERDLLEALYHGRLSSDDPISDHMSAPLPTIGNGEPVARAVEALEKADAAVVLEDGKPAGLITRQDLLAFLANH; this is translated from the coding sequence GTGCGCGTTTACGATTCCCTGGTCGACCTCATGGGGAACACTCCGCTCGTCAGGCTGCACAAGGTCAATGCGGGAGTGCCCGCCCAGGTGCTGGCCAAGGTCGAGTACTTCAACCCGGGCGGATCGGTCAAGGACCGCATCGCCATCCGCATGATCGAGGCCGCGGAGAAGTCCGGTGAGCTGCGTCCGGGGGGCGTGATCGTCGAGCCCACCTCCGGCAACACCGGGGTGGGGCTGGCCATCGTGGCCCAGCAGAAGGGCTACCGGTGTCTGTTCGTGGTGCCGGACAAGGTGGCCCAGGACAAGATCGCGGTGCTGCGGGCGTACGGCGCGGAGGTCGTCGTCTGCCCGACCGCGGTCTCGCCCGACCACCCCGACTCCTACTACTCGGTCTCCGACCGGCTGGCCCGCGAGGTGCCGAACGCCTGGAAGCCCGACCAGTACTCCAACGTCAACAACCCCGACTCCCACTACCACTCGACGGGCCCCGAGCTGTGGGAGCAGACCGGCGGCAGGATCACGCACTTCGTGGCGGGCATCGGCACCGGTGGCACGATCAGCGGCACCGGCCGGTACCTCAAGGAGGTCTCCGGCGGGCGGGTCAAGATCATCGGAGCTGACCCCGAGGGCTCCGTCTACTCCGGCGGGTCCGGGCGACCGTACCTCGTGGAGGGTGTCGGCGAGGACATCTGGCCGGCCACGTACGACACCGGGATCTGCGACGAGATCATCGCGGTGTCCGACAAGGAGTCCTTCAACATGACCCGCCGCCTGGCCCGCGAGGAGGGGCTGCTGGTCGGCGGCTCGTGCGGCATGGCGGTCGTGGCGGCTCTGCGCGTCGCGGCCGCGGCGGCACCCGACGACCTGGTGGTCGTGCTGCTGCCCGACGGCGGCCGCGGCTACCTGTCGAAGATCTTCAACGACGACTGGATGGCCGACTACGGCTTCCTGACCACCTCCTCCGACGAGGGGCTGGTCGGTGACGTGCTGGCGCGCAAGGGGCCGGGGCTGCCCGAGTTCGTGCACGCCCACCCGCACGAGTCGGTCGGCACCGCCATCGCGATCATGCGCGAGTACTCGGTGTCCCAGCTGCCGGTGATGAAGGAGGAGCCGCCGGTCATGGCGGCGGAGGTGATCGGCTCCATCGTCGAGCGCGACCTCCTCGAAGCCCTCTACCACGGCAGGCTCTCCTCCGACGATCCGATCTCCGATCACATGTCCGCGCCGCTACCCACGATCGGCAACGGTGAACCTGTGGCGCGTGCGGTGGAAGCGCTGGAGAAGGCTGATGCGGCTGTTGTGCTGGAAGACGGCAAGCCCGCCGGGCTGATCACCCGCCAGGACCTGCTGGCCTTCCTGGCCAACCACTAG
- a CDS encoding sensor histidine kinase, producing the protein MGDSKRVVYWLRRLSEIAMYGWLGMLLLLDLVLAGVVGGVQWLVLACSVAGIAAVALRRRYRVEGFAIMLALSFGTSLLAGSTGADTAPGMAETGSLLVLTIGVLRHVEPVRRAAGLACAALFVLMTEASGRDYQSSGLAFAFLLFAGWSTAAGIGGYLRFQQERRTEAVHSVRRAERLELARELHDLVAHHITGIVVQAQAARTVAETRPDAVAPALDAIASAGTDALTSMRRMVQVLRTEDGAERKPGTALADLRMLADRFSADGPKVAFEIGAGLDDRTLPPEVMTTLHRVLQEALTNIRKHAARTAWVEADLRRHERVVVLRVRNFGSGSDPRVARLGGGFGLVGMAERVEALGGRLYAGPSPQGAWEVVAEFPLP; encoded by the coding sequence GTGGGGGATTCGAAGCGCGTCGTGTACTGGCTACGCCGGCTGAGCGAGATCGCGATGTACGGCTGGCTGGGCATGCTCCTGCTGCTCGACCTCGTGCTGGCCGGGGTCGTCGGCGGCGTCCAGTGGCTGGTGCTGGCCTGCAGCGTGGCCGGCATCGCGGCCGTGGCGCTGCGCCGCAGGTACCGGGTGGAGGGCTTCGCCATCATGCTGGCCCTGTCGTTCGGCACCTCGCTGCTGGCCGGCTCGACCGGCGCCGACACCGCGCCGGGCATGGCGGAGACGGGCTCGCTGCTCGTCCTGACCATCGGGGTGCTGCGGCACGTCGAGCCGGTGCGCCGGGCGGCCGGGCTGGCGTGCGCGGCGCTGTTCGTGCTGATGACCGAGGCGAGCGGGCGCGACTACCAGAGCTCGGGGCTGGCGTTCGCGTTCCTGCTGTTCGCGGGCTGGTCGACGGCCGCCGGCATCGGCGGCTACCTGCGTTTCCAGCAGGAGCGCCGCACGGAGGCCGTCCACTCGGTACGGCGGGCGGAGCGCCTGGAGCTGGCCAGGGAGCTGCACGACCTGGTCGCCCACCACATCACCGGCATCGTCGTCCAGGCCCAGGCCGCCCGCACGGTCGCCGAGACCAGGCCGGACGCGGTCGCTCCCGCGCTGGACGCGATCGCGTCCGCCGGCACGGACGCGCTGACCTCGATGCGCCGCATGGTCCAGGTCCTGCGTACGGAGGACGGCGCGGAGCGCAAGCCGGGCACCGCGCTGGCGGACCTGCGGATGCTGGCCGACCGGTTCTCGGCGGACGGGCCCAAGGTGGCGTTCGAGATCGGCGCGGGCCTCGACGATCGCACGCTGCCGCCCGAGGTCATGACCACCCTGCACCGGGTGCTCCAGGAGGCGCTGACGAACATCCGCAAGCACGCCGCCCGCACGGCCTGGGTGGAGGCCGACCTGCGGCGCCACGAGCGGGTCGTGGTGTTGCGGGTGCGCAACTTCGGGTCCGGGTCCGATCCGCGGGTGGCGCGGCTGGGCGGCGGGTTCGGGCTGGTCGGGATGGCCGAGCGGGTGGAGGCGCTGGGCGGCCGGCTCTACGCCGGCCCGTCCCCGCAGGGCGCCTGGGAAGTGGTCGCCGAGTTCCCACTCCCCTGA
- a CDS encoding cystathionine gamma-synthase gives MSNGFETLAIHAGQEPDPLTGAVVPPIYATSTYKQDGVGGLRSGYEYSRSANPTRTALESALAAVEGGARGLAFASGLAAEDTLLRTVCKPQDHVIIPNDAYGGTYRLFAKVHERWDLHYDPVPLHDLDAVAAAMTQKTKVVWVETPTNPLLGIADIAALAQLAHDNGSLLVVDNTFASPYLQQPLALGADVVVHSTTKYVGGHSDVVGGALVAADAGLGEELAYHQNAMGAVAGPFDAWLTLRGLKTLGVRMDRHCDNAERVVDLLLAHPRVTSVLYPGLPEHAGHEVAAKQMRRFGGMVSFRVAGGEAEAVAVCDKAKLFTLGESLGGVESLIEHPGRMTHASAAGSPLEVPADLVRLSVGIETVDDLLADLTQALG, from the coding sequence ATGAGCAACGGTTTTGAAACTCTGGCCATCCACGCAGGTCAGGAGCCCGACCCGCTGACCGGCGCGGTCGTGCCGCCGATCTACGCCACGTCCACCTACAAGCAGGACGGGGTGGGCGGCCTGCGTTCCGGATATGAGTACAGCCGCTCGGCCAACCCCACCAGGACCGCGCTCGAATCCGCGCTGGCCGCCGTGGAGGGCGGGGCGCGCGGGCTGGCGTTCGCGTCGGGGCTGGCCGCCGAGGACACGCTGCTGCGTACGGTGTGCAAGCCGCAGGACCACGTGATCATCCCGAACGACGCGTACGGCGGCACCTACCGGCTCTTCGCCAAGGTGCACGAGCGCTGGGACCTGCACTACGACCCCGTGCCGCTGCACGACCTCGACGCCGTGGCCGCGGCCATGACGCAGAAGACGAAGGTGGTCTGGGTCGAGACGCCCACCAACCCGCTGCTCGGCATCGCCGACATCGCCGCGCTGGCGCAGCTCGCCCACGACAACGGCTCGCTGCTGGTCGTGGACAACACGTTCGCCTCGCCGTACCTGCAGCAGCCGCTCGCCCTGGGCGCCGACGTGGTCGTGCACTCGACCACCAAGTACGTCGGCGGGCACTCCGACGTGGTGGGCGGCGCGCTGGTGGCCGCAGACGCCGGGCTCGGGGAGGAGCTGGCCTACCACCAGAACGCCATGGGGGCGGTGGCCGGGCCGTTCGACGCGTGGCTGACGCTGCGGGGGCTCAAGACGCTCGGCGTACGCATGGACCGCCACTGCGACAACGCCGAACGCGTCGTCGACCTGCTCCTCGCCCACCCGCGCGTGACCTCGGTGCTCTACCCCGGGCTGCCCGAGCACGCCGGGCACGAGGTGGCGGCCAAGCAGATGCGCAGGTTCGGCGGCATGGTGTCGTTCCGCGTGGCCGGGGGCGAGGCGGAGGCGGTCGCGGTGTGCGACAAGGCGAAGCTGTTCACGCTCGGCGAGTCGCTCGGCGGGGTCGAGTCGCTCATCGAGCACCCGGGCAGGATGACGCACGCCTCGGCCGCGGGCTCGCCGCTGGAGGTGCCCGCCGACCTGGTACGGCTCTCCGTCGGCATCGAGACCGTCGACGACCTGCTCGCCGACCTCACCCAGGCCCTGGGCTGA
- a CDS encoding DUF2269 family protein has translation MPSLLLWLHIGFAIFTIGPVTAATMSAPRAIRTKNVPALQFIQRLTRIYSLGSLGVFVFGLVLGIVLGDGLLGRWYMTASMTLFIVAAVMLVIIDRDLRTAVQALSSESADDDAKVQNGRIAAISGLLSVIWLVILFLMVVPE, from the coding sequence ATGCCGTCCCTGCTTCTCTGGCTGCACATCGGCTTCGCGATCTTCACGATCGGGCCGGTGACCGCCGCGACGATGTCCGCGCCGCGCGCCATCCGCACCAAGAACGTGCCCGCGCTGCAGTTCATCCAGCGCCTCACGAGGATCTACAGCCTCGGGAGCCTGGGTGTGTTCGTGTTCGGGCTGGTGCTCGGCATCGTGCTCGGCGACGGGTTGCTGGGGCGGTGGTACATGACGGCGTCGATGACGCTGTTCATCGTGGCCGCCGTCATGCTGGTGATCATCGACCGGGATCTGCGCACCGCCGTACAGGCGCTCTCGAGCGAGAGCGCCGACGACGACGCCAAGGTGCAGAACGGGCGGATCGCCGCGATCAGCGGGCTGCTGTCCGTGATCTGGCTGGTGATCCTGTTCCTGATGGTCGTGCCTGAATAG
- a CDS encoding DUF6292 family protein, whose product MAIRHVEPYTDEWLQQPISYVQQVVDLLGAEVTDWWEGPCDPRDATVRLTDDTALVWDEESGWRLGAFVSGDRGRHTELSGVRYLGHGLLPRPERVPPALQDARAGVGASSAWRPCYRSHRNCRDGFDVALDFYALA is encoded by the coding sequence GTGGCCATCAGGCACGTCGAGCCGTACACCGACGAGTGGCTGCAGCAGCCGATCAGCTACGTCCAGCAGGTCGTCGACCTGCTCGGAGCTGAAGTCACCGACTGGTGGGAAGGCCCGTGCGATCCCAGGGACGCCACGGTGAGGCTCACCGACGACACCGCGCTGGTGTGGGACGAGGAGAGCGGCTGGCGCCTGGGCGCCTTCGTCTCCGGCGACCGCGGCCGGCACACGGAGCTGTCCGGCGTCCGCTACCTGGGCCACGGCCTGCTTCCCCGGCCGGAACGTGTCCCCCCGGCCCTTCAGGACGCCCGGGCCGGTGTGGGCGCCAGCTCGGCCTGGCGACCCTGCTACCGCTCCCACCGCAACTGCCGTGACGGCTTCGACGTCGCCCTCGACTTCTACGCCCTCGCCTGA
- a CDS encoding GNAT family N-acetyltransferase produces MIIRECREDDLVTLERHLPSGRTRIHEARFHRQQQGSSTFLTAWIDDVPVGHGEIRWGGCAAVEVRERFPGCPELNGLAVWPPERQSSGIGTAVIGAAESIAVRRGNRHLGLGVDDHNVRAAALYLRLGYEETGCRYLDRYHYVDDQGVRHDVADPCRFLIKPLGDSRDGVVEHGLE; encoded by the coding sequence ATGATCATTCGGGAGTGCCGCGAGGACGACCTCGTCACGCTGGAGCGTCACCTCCCTTCCGGCCGCACCCGCATTCACGAAGCCCGCTTCCACCGCCAGCAGCAGGGTTCGAGCACGTTTCTGACCGCCTGGATCGACGACGTCCCTGTCGGGCACGGGGAGATCCGCTGGGGCGGGTGTGCGGCCGTCGAAGTGCGCGAGCGCTTTCCCGGCTGCCCCGAGCTCAACGGGCTCGCCGTCTGGCCTCCTGAACGTCAGTCCTCGGGCATCGGGACCGCCGTCATCGGCGCCGCTGAGAGCATCGCCGTTCGGCGTGGCAACCGGCACCTGGGCCTGGGGGTCGATGACCACAATGTCCGCGCGGCCGCCCTCTACCTCCGGCTCGGCTACGAGGAGACCGGGTGCCGGTACCTCGATCGCTACCACTACGTCGACGATCAGGGTGTCCGCCATGATGTGGCGGACCCGTGCCGGTTCCTGATCAAACCGCTGGGTGATTCACGCGATGGCGTCGTCGAGCACGGACTTGAGTGA
- a CDS encoding aspartate aminotransferase family protein has protein sequence MDSTFWDETDRLLIRYGAAFTPRIIERASGAYVFDHHGTPILDFTSGQMSAILGHAHPDIVATISSAAASLTHLYSGMLSTPVLELARRLTATLPPELSKMLLLTTGAEANEAAVKMAKLATGRWEIVSFDRSWHGMTQGAASATFSAGRRGYGPPTPGNLALPAPNAYRSPFRTPDGSYDWETELAYGFALVDQQSAGSLAACLIEPILSSGGILDLPPGYLRRLKELCDERGMLLILDEAQTGLGRTGTMYAFDRDGVTPDILTLSKTLGAGLPVAAVVTTAGIEQTCHDRGFLFYTTHVSDPLAASVALTVLDVIHRDDLVTRAAHLGAQLTTRLQALRDGYEVVGDVRGRGLLQGLELVKDKQSKAPADALGQAVTSACLERGLHMNIVQLPGMGGIFRIAPPLTITEDELHTGVDILESSLKSVLDDAIA, from the coding sequence ATGGACAGCACGTTCTGGGACGAGACGGACCGGCTCCTCATCCGCTACGGAGCCGCCTTCACCCCGCGCATCATCGAACGGGCCTCGGGCGCATACGTCTTCGACCACCACGGCACCCCGATCCTCGACTTCACCTCCGGCCAGATGAGCGCCATCCTCGGCCACGCGCACCCGGACATCGTGGCCACGATCTCGTCCGCGGCGGCCTCGCTGACCCACCTCTACAGCGGCATGCTCAGCACCCCGGTGCTGGAGCTCGCCCGCAGGCTCACCGCCACCCTGCCTCCCGAGCTGAGCAAGATGCTGCTGCTCACCACGGGAGCCGAGGCGAACGAGGCCGCGGTCAAGATGGCCAAGCTCGCCACCGGCCGCTGGGAGATCGTCTCCTTCGACCGCTCGTGGCACGGCATGACCCAGGGAGCGGCCTCCGCCACCTTCTCGGCCGGCCGCCGCGGCTACGGCCCGCCCACCCCCGGCAACCTCGCCCTGCCCGCCCCGAACGCCTACCGCTCCCCTTTCCGCACCCCCGACGGCTCGTACGACTGGGAGACCGAGCTCGCCTACGGCTTCGCCCTCGTCGACCAGCAGTCCGCCGGCAGCCTCGCCGCCTGCCTCATCGAGCCCATCCTGTCGTCGGGCGGCATCCTCGACCTCCCGCCCGGCTACCTGCGCCGCCTCAAGGAGCTGTGCGACGAACGCGGCATGCTGCTCATCCTCGACGAGGCCCAGACCGGCCTCGGCCGCACCGGCACCATGTACGCCTTCGACCGCGACGGCGTCACCCCCGACATCCTCACCCTGTCGAAGACCCTCGGCGCCGGCCTCCCCGTGGCAGCCGTCGTCACCACCGCCGGCATCGAGCAGACCTGCCACGACCGCGGCTTCCTCTTCTACACCACCCACGTCTCCGACCCGCTGGCCGCCTCCGTCGCCCTCACCGTCCTCGACGTCATCCACCGCGACGACCTCGTCACCCGCGCCGCCCACCTGGGCGCCCAGCTCACCACCCGGCTCCAGGCGCTCCGCGACGGCTACGAGGTCGTGGGCGACGTTCGCGGCCGGGGGCTGCTGCAGGGGCTGGAGCTGGTGAAGGACAAGCAGAGCAAGGCGCCGGCGGACGCGCTGGGCCAGGCGGTCACCTCGGCCTGCCTCGAACGAGGGCTGCACATGAACATCGTGCAGTTGCCGGGGATGGGAGGCATCTTCCGGATCGCCCCGCCTCTCACGATCACCGAGGACGAACTCCACACGGGCGTGGACATCCTGGAGTCCTCACTCAAGTCCGTGCTCGACGACGCCATCGCGTGA
- a CDS encoding helix-turn-helix transcriptional regulator, translating to MTASQRRREQLKEFLRAKREALTPADVGMPAAGRRRTPGLRREEVAVLAGVGVSWYTWLEQGRDIKVSDAVLDAVARALLLDEAERTHLYVLAGLNPPDPAGKPGAPVNDQLRAVLEAWMPNPAHVLDRHYDLVAMNDASRSVFGFDDDVSNCMVAFFTHPVYRGRFTAWHEFAPDMVADFRAGAARYPDDPVFGEIAGRLRAASPEFAELWARSEVRSRSQGIKAITHPEVGDLVFEYSLFRLPDRADLNVVLHTPDPDTGTKEKVASLVALHPG from the coding sequence GTGACTGCCAGCCAACGCCGCCGCGAGCAGCTCAAGGAGTTCCTGCGCGCCAAGCGCGAAGCGCTCACACCCGCCGACGTCGGCATGCCCGCCGCGGGCCGCCGCCGGACGCCCGGGCTGCGGCGGGAAGAGGTGGCCGTGCTCGCCGGGGTCGGGGTGTCCTGGTACACCTGGCTGGAGCAGGGGCGCGACATCAAGGTCTCCGACGCCGTGCTCGACGCGGTCGCCCGCGCGCTGCTGCTCGACGAGGCCGAGCGCACGCACCTGTACGTGCTCGCCGGGCTGAACCCGCCTGACCCCGCCGGGAAGCCTGGTGCGCCGGTGAACGACCAGCTCAGGGCCGTGCTGGAGGCTTGGATGCCGAACCCGGCGCACGTGCTGGACCGGCACTACGACCTGGTGGCCATGAACGACGCCTCCAGGTCGGTGTTCGGCTTCGACGACGACGTGAGCAACTGCATGGTGGCGTTCTTCACCCATCCCGTCTACCGGGGCCGGTTCACCGCGTGGCACGAGTTCGCGCCGGACATGGTGGCCGACTTCCGCGCCGGAGCGGCCCGGTATCCGGACGATCCGGTCTTCGGGGAGATCGCCGGGAGGTTGCGCGCGGCCAGTCCCGAGTTCGCCGAGTTGTGGGCGCGGAGCGAGGTGCGGTCCCGGTCGCAGGGGATCAAGGCGATCACCCATCCCGAGGTCGGGGACCTCGTCTTCGAGTACTCGCTGTTCCGGCTGCCGGACCGGGCGGACCTGAACGTGGTGCTGCACACGCCCGATCCCGACACCGGCACGAAGGAGAAGGTGGCCAGCCTGGTGGCCCTACACCCTGGATGA
- a CDS encoding quinone oxidoreductase family protein — protein MKAITIPEFGGADVLRLDEVEVPDPGPGQVAIDVAYAGANFAEILYRQGLADVPLPFVPGIEVSGRVRALGPGVEGLRVGQPVAALTIVDSGGYAEVVVTSAELVAPLDGYELGLGVAAALPSNSTTAFLVLDRVARIEPGESVLVHAAAGGVGSQLGQAARLLGAGRVVGTVGSTAKLEAAKAFGYDEVVLREEAAGAGRFDVVVDMVGGAARRGSLDLLAPMGRMVVMGNASGAGDVGIPANELWLTNRTVSGFNLAAFSAAFPETAGQALRRVVAAAASGELRVRVESLRLEQAAQAHRRIESGSTTGKLVLEVG, from the coding sequence ATGAAGGCAATCACGATTCCCGAATTCGGCGGCGCTGACGTTCTCCGGCTCGACGAGGTCGAGGTCCCAGATCCGGGGCCGGGGCAGGTCGCCATCGACGTGGCGTACGCGGGGGCGAACTTCGCCGAGATCCTCTACCGGCAGGGGCTGGCGGACGTGCCGCTGCCGTTCGTGCCCGGGATCGAGGTGTCCGGCCGCGTACGGGCGCTGGGTCCCGGCGTCGAGGGGCTGCGCGTGGGGCAGCCGGTCGCCGCGCTGACGATCGTGGACAGCGGCGGGTACGCCGAGGTGGTGGTCACCTCCGCCGAGCTGGTGGCGCCGCTGGACGGGTACGAGCTGGGCCTGGGCGTCGCGGCGGCGCTGCCGTCCAACAGCACGACGGCGTTCCTGGTGCTCGACCGGGTGGCCCGCATCGAGCCGGGGGAGAGCGTGCTGGTGCACGCGGCGGCCGGCGGCGTGGGCAGCCAGCTCGGTCAGGCCGCCCGGCTGCTGGGCGCGGGCCGCGTGGTGGGCACCGTGGGCAGCACGGCCAAACTGGAGGCCGCCAAGGCGTTCGGGTACGACGAGGTCGTGCTGCGGGAGGAGGCGGCCGGGGCGGGACGGTTCGACGTCGTGGTGGACATGGTGGGCGGCGCGGCCCGCCGCGGCAGCCTGGACCTGCTCGCGCCGATGGGCCGGATGGTCGTGATGGGCAACGCCTCCGGCGCCGGGGACGTCGGGATCCCGGCCAACGAGCTGTGGCTGACCAACAGGACGGTCTCCGGGTTCAACCTGGCCGCGTTCTCCGCCGCCTTCCCCGAGACGGCGGGGCAGGCGCTGCGCCGGGTCGTGGCCGCGGCGGCGAGCGGGGAGCTGCGGGTGCGGGTCGAGTCGCTGCGGCTGGAGCAGGCCGCGCAGGCGCACCGCCGCATCGAGTCCGGCAGCACCACCGGCAAGCTGGTGCTCGAAGTGGGCTGA
- a CDS encoding serine hydrolase domain-containing protein — protein sequence MADLHGLLQGYVDDGALPGAVGLVARDGRVEVAAAGSMAVGGAPMAVDSIFRFASITKPIAAAAVMMLVEDGRLALGEPIRTWLPELADPVVVRTPSSEPDDVVPASRPITVYDLLTSTAGYGFPSDFSLPAVQRLFPVQRDGRDVRGFPEADVWLAELAQVPMLYQPGEAYLYDTCSTLQGVLIARASGRSLPDFLAERVFEPLGMADTAFEVPAAKRDRLTSYYRTGLELVDGPDGQWSSLPAFPLASAGLAGTAHDWLAFARMLLAGGVTGGGRRLLSAESVRLMTSDHTTAAQRKVGELFLEGQGWGFGGSVDITDTEPWNVRGRYGWVGGTGTTAHLVPSTGTVSILLTQVGMDSPVPAAWMRDFWRYAATAS from the coding sequence ATGGCGGACCTGCACGGCCTTCTCCAGGGGTATGTAGACGACGGAGCGTTGCCGGGTGCGGTAGGGCTGGTGGCCAGGGACGGCCGGGTCGAGGTGGCGGCCGCCGGCTCGATGGCCGTCGGGGGCGCGCCGATGGCGGTGGACTCGATCTTCCGGTTCGCCTCCATCACCAAGCCCATCGCCGCGGCGGCCGTCATGATGCTCGTGGAGGACGGCCGGCTCGCCCTCGGCGAGCCGATCCGCACCTGGCTGCCGGAGCTCGCCGACCCCGTGGTCGTGCGCACTCCTTCCAGCGAGCCCGACGACGTGGTCCCCGCCTCGCGCCCGATCACCGTGTACGACCTGCTCACCTCCACCGCAGGGTACGGATTCCCGTCGGACTTCTCGTTGCCGGCGGTCCAGCGGCTCTTCCCGGTGCAGCGGGACGGGCGGGACGTGCGCGGCTTCCCGGAGGCGGACGTGTGGCTGGCCGAGCTGGCCCAGGTCCCGATGCTCTACCAGCCGGGCGAGGCGTACCTGTACGACACCTGCTCCACGCTCCAGGGCGTGCTGATCGCGCGGGCCTCCGGCCGGTCGTTGCCCGATTTCCTGGCGGAGCGGGTGTTCGAGCCGCTGGGCATGGCGGACACGGCGTTCGAGGTCCCGGCGGCCAAGCGCGACCGGTTGACCAGCTACTACAGAACCGGGCTGGAACTGGTGGACGGGCCCGACGGGCAGTGGAGCAGCCTGCCCGCCTTCCCCCTGGCCAGCGCGGGGCTGGCCGGGACCGCCCACGACTGGCTAGCCTTCGCCCGCATGCTGCTGGCCGGAGGCGTCACGGGCGGCGGGCGGCGGCTCCTGTCGGCCGAGTCGGTGCGGTTGATGACCAGCGATCACACCACCGCCGCCCAGCGGAAGGTGGGCGAGCTGTTCCTGGAAGGGCAGGGATGGGGCTTCGGCGGCTCGGTGGACATCACGGACACCGAGCCGTGGAACGTGCGCGGCCGTTACGGCTGGGTCGGCGGCACCGGCACGACGGCCCACCTCGTCCCGTCCACCGGGACGGTGAGCATCCTGCTCACGCAGGTGGGCATGGACAGCCCCGTTCCGGCCGCGTGGATGCGCGACTTCTGGCGGTACGCGGCCACGGCGAGCTGA
- a CDS encoding nuclear transport factor 2 family protein, whose protein sequence is MDETSENRQAAHAYVDTAERRDWEAFAALLAEDVVYEMPQTRERIRGKQLFLRFNMEYPGDWHLKVRRIVADGRHAAAWLDTRVGDERQDACVWFEFSDDGLIRRVTDFWPEPYDPPAGREHLVERW, encoded by the coding sequence ATGGACGAGACCTCTGAGAACCGGCAGGCCGCGCACGCCTACGTCGACACCGCCGAACGACGCGACTGGGAGGCGTTCGCCGCCCTGCTCGCCGAGGACGTGGTCTACGAGATGCCGCAGACCCGGGAGCGCATCCGCGGCAAGCAGCTCTTCCTCCGCTTCAACATGGAGTATCCCGGCGACTGGCACCTGAAGGTCAGGAGGATCGTCGCGGACGGCCGCCACGCCGCGGCCTGGCTCGACACCCGCGTCGGTGACGAGCGGCAGGACGCCTGCGTGTGGTTCGAGTTCTCGGACGACGGCCTGATCCGCCGGGTCACCGACTTCTGGCCCGAGCCGTACGACCCGCCCGCCGGCCGCGAGCACCTCGTGGAGCGCTGGTAG
- a CDS encoding GNAT family N-acetyltransferase, with the protein MDDIVLLRDVTEADLEVLLEQEHDPEAVRRSRFRPREREAFMHHWKTRVLGDPTVFVQAVMVEGELAGNLVAWWEGDRRFIGYWFGRAFWGRGIGTRALELFLDKEPTRPLYADPFHGNTASVRLLEKHGFERAGTVRHGEDEHVLLVLHPPRV; encoded by the coding sequence ATGGACGACATCGTGCTGCTCAGGGATGTGACCGAGGCCGACCTGGAGGTGCTGCTGGAGCAGGAGCACGACCCGGAGGCCGTGCGGCGGTCGAGGTTCCGCCCCCGGGAGCGGGAGGCGTTCATGCACCACTGGAAGACGCGCGTCCTCGGCGACCCGACCGTGTTCGTGCAGGCCGTCATGGTGGAGGGCGAGCTGGCGGGCAACCTGGTGGCCTGGTGGGAGGGGGATCGGCGGTTCATCGGCTACTGGTTCGGCCGGGCGTTCTGGGGGCGCGGCATCGGCACCCGCGCGCTGGAGCTCTTCCTGGACAAGGAGCCGACGCGGCCGCTGTACGCGGATCCGTTCCACGGCAACACCGCGTCGGTGCGGCTGCTGGAGAAGCACGGGTTCGAGCGGGCGGGGACGGTGCGGCACGGCGAGGACGAGCACGTCCTGCTGGTGCTCCACCCGCCGCGGGTCTAG